A region of Arabidopsis thaliana chromosome 5, partial sequence DNA encodes the following proteins:
- a CDS encoding SPFH/Band 7/PHB domain-containing membrane-associated protein family (SPFH/Band 7/PHB domain-containing membrane-associated protein family; FUNCTIONS IN: molecular_function unknown; INVOLVED IN: biological_process unknown; LOCATED IN: plasma membrane, vacuole; EXPRESSED IN: 18 plant structures; EXPRESSED DURING: 11 growth stages; CONTAINS InterPro DOMAIN/s: Band 7 protein (InterPro:IPR001107); BEST Arabidopsis thaliana protein match is: SPFH/Band 7/PHB domain-containing membrane-associated protein family (TAIR:AT5G25250.1); Has 1807 Blast hits to 1807 proteins in 277 species: Archae - 0; Bacteria - 0; Metazoa - 736; Fungi - 347; Plants - 385; Viruses - 0; Other Eukaryotes - 339 (source: NCBI BLink).), which produces MSYRVAKASQYLAITGGGITDIKLAKKSWVFPWQSCTVFDVSPVNYTFEVQAMSSEKLPFVIPAVFTIGPRVDDPHALLLYAMLMSQHDKHSNHVNELVQGVIEGETRVLVASMTMEEVFKGTKEFKKEVFDKVQLELNQFGLVIYNANVKQLVDVPGHEYFSYLGQKTQMEAANQAKIDVAEAKMKGEVGAKERTGLTIQNAAKIDAESKIISTQRLGEGTKEEIKVKTEVKVFQNEKEALVAKADAALAIQKAALSQNSRVAEVEAAKAVALREAELQTKVEKMNALTRTEKLKAEFLSKASVEYETKVQEANWELYNKQKQAEAVLYEKQKQAEATKAAADAAFYSKQKDAEGLVAMADAQGTYLKTLLGAVNNDYSAMRDFLMINNGIYQDIAKTNAVAIRDLQPKISVWNHGGAEQGMNGGGKATMNDIAGLYKMLPPVLDTVYEQTGMQPPAWIGTLRGAEPKQSLHAQQHRG; this is translated from the exons aTGAGTTACAGAGTCGCTAAAGCATCGCAGTATCTTGCGATCACCGGTGGTGGGATCACAGACATCAAGCTTGCAAAGAAGTCTTGGGTGTTTCCATGGCAGTCTTGCACCGTCTTCGACGTTTCTCCGGTGAACTACACGTTCGAGGTTCAAGCTATGAGTTCCGAGAAACTTCCCTTTGTTATTCCTGCTGTTTTCACAATCGGTCCTCGCGTTGATGATCCTCACGCTCTCTTGTTGTATGCCATGCTTATGTCTCAACACGATAAGCACTCGAATCACGTCAATGAGCTTGTTCAGGGTGTTATCGAAGGAGAGACTCGTGTTCTTGTTGCTTCCATGACTATGGAAGAGGTCTTCAAAG GAACAAAGGAGTTTAAGAAGGAAGTGTTTGACAAGGTTCAGCTAGAGCTAAACCAGTTTGGTCTTGTGATCTACAACGCCAATGTGAAGCAGCTTGTTGATGTGCCTGGACATGAGTACTTCTCTTACTTGGGCCAGAAGACTCAGATGGAAGCAGCAAACCAAGCCAAGATCGATGTAGCAGAGGCAAAGATGAAGGGAGAGGTTGGTGCCAAAGAAAGGACTGGACTCACAATCCAGAATGCAGCCAAGATTGACGCTGAGTCAAAGATCATCTCTACTCAAAGGCTAGGAGAAGGGACAAAAGAGGAGATCAAGGTGAAGACTGAAGTCAAAGTGTTTCAGAATGAGAAAGAGGCTCTTGTTGCTAAGGCTGATGCAGCACTTGCGATTCAAAAGGCTGCTTTGTCCCAAAACTCTCGTGTGGCTGAGGTTGAAGCAGCCAAGGCTGTTGCTTTGAGGGAAGCTGAGCTTCAGACTAAAGTAGAGAAGATGAATGCATTGACTCGGACAGAGAAGCTTAAAGCTGAGTTCCTCAGTAAAGCCAGTGTTGAGTATGAAACTAAGGTGCAAGAAGCGAACTGGGAGTTGTACAATAAGCAAAAGCAAGCAGAAGCTGTTCTTTACGAGAAGCAGAAGCAAGCGGAAGCGACGAAAGCTGCAGCTGATGCTGCCTTCTATTCAAAACAGAAAGATGCAGAGGGACTTGTCGCAATGGCCGATGCTCAGGGGACTTACCTCAAGACCCTCTTAGGCGCAGTTAACAATGATTACTCAGCCATGAGAGACTTCTTGATGATCAACAATGGCATTTATCAGGATATTGCCAAGACCAATGCTGTTGCGATCAGGGACCTGCAGCCTAAGATCAGCGTGTGGAACCATGGTGGTGCTGAGCAGGGGATGAACGGTGGTGGTAAAGCTACGATGAACGATATTGCTGGACTCTACAAGATGTTACCACCGGTTCTTGATACGGTTTATGAGCAGACAGGGATGCAGCCACCAGCTTGGATTGGTACATTGCGTGGTGCTGAGCCCAAACAATCACTTCATGCTCAACAACACAGAGGTTGA
- a CDS encoding uncharacterized protein (unknown protein; Has 30201 Blast hits to 17322 proteins in 780 species: Archae - 12; Bacteria - 1396; Metazoa - 17338; Fungi - 3422; Plants - 5037; Viruses - 0; Other Eukaryotes - 2996 (source: NCBI BLink).), which translates to MVDSGKEFLVLDSYNNIPWLIWIQMLVFVLLLLLLCVIGIFSFDIVDNSYSSSDSVPSTSGSSLSKRFLSGNPIPISHHGLGFSVNSSLVQSHQVGSSQSIKGEITPAVTRRVTTVTEEGEGSLEKDSSHSLHHPCTLFRLAGSAFLKCFGIDRSTEETEDSLRQESKKER; encoded by the exons ATGGTGGATTCTGGGaaagagtttttggttttagatagCTACAATAATATCCCATGGCTAATTTGGATCCAAATGTTGGTCTTCGTCCTCCTCTTACTCCTTCTTTGCGTCATCGGAATATTCTCCTTTGATATCGTAGATAACAGCTACTCGTCTTCTGATTCTGTTCCTTCTACCTCTGGTTCATCTCTCTCTAAGCGATTTCTTTCTGGAAATCCGATTCCGATCAGTCACCATGGTTTGGGGTTTTCCGTCAATTCAAGTCTCGTACAGTCTCATCAG GTTGGAAGCTCTCAAAGCATAAAAGGAGAGATAACACCAGCTGTAACAAGGAGAGTCACAACAGTAACAGAGGAAGGAGAAGGTTCGTTGGAGAAAGATTCAAGTCATAGTTTGCATCATCCATGTACTTTGTTTAGGCTGGCTGGATCTGCATTTCTTAAGTGTTTCGGGATTGACCGGAGTACTGAAGAAACCGAGGATTCTTTGAGACAAGAAtctaagaaagagagatga
- the DPE1 gene encoding disproportionating enzyme (disproportionating enzyme (DPE1); FUNCTIONS IN: 4-alpha-glucanotransferase activity, cation binding, catalytic activity; INVOLVED IN: response to cold, starch catabolic process; LOCATED IN: chloroplast; EXPRESSED IN: 23 plant structures; EXPRESSED DURING: 13 growth stages; CONTAINS InterPro DOMAIN/s: Glycoside hydrolase, family 77 (InterPro:IPR003385), Glycoside hydrolase, catalytic core (InterPro:IPR017853), Glycoside hydrolase, subgroup, catalytic core (InterPro:IPR013781); BEST Arabidopsis thaliana protein match is: disproportionating enzyme 2 (TAIR:AT2G40840.1); Has 1807 Blast hits to 1807 proteins in 277 species: Archae - 0; Bacteria - 0; Metazoa - 736; Fungi - 347; Plants - 385; Viruses - 0; Other Eukaryotes - 339 (source: NCBI BLink).) codes for MSILLRPSSSPSLCSSLKLFRLSSPDSLIDAAVLRNRTKPSQSFRMEVVSSNSTCLSSISVGEDFPSEYEQWLPVPDPESRRRAGVLLHPTSFRGPHGIGDLGEEAFRFIDWLHSTGCSVWQVLPLVPPDEGGSPYAGQDANCGNTLLISLDELVKDGLLIKDELPQPIDADSVNYQTANKLKSPLITKAAKRLIDGNGELKSKLLDFRNDPSISCWLEDAAYFAAIDNTLNAYSWFEWPEPLKNRHLSALEAIYESQKEFIDLFIAKQFLFQRQWQKVREYARRQGVDIMGDMPIYVGYHSADVWANKKHFLLNKKGFPLLVSGVPPDLFSETGQLWGSPLYDWKAMESDQYSWWVNRIRRAQDLYDECRIDHFRGFAGFWAVPSEAKVAMVGRWKVGPGKSLFDAISKGVGKIKIIAEDLGVITKDVVELRKSIGAPGMAVLQFAFGGGADNPHLPHNHEVNQVVYSGTHDNDTIRGWWDTLDQEEKSKAMKYLSIAGEDDISWSVIQAAFSSTAQTAIIPMQDILGLGSSARMNTPATEVGNWGWRIPSSTSFDNLETESDRLRDLLSLYGRL; via the exons ATGTCGATTCTACTTAGGCCGTCGTCCTCTCCTTCACTCTGTTCTTCTCTCAAGCTTTTCCGATTATCCTCTCCGGATTCTTTAATCGACGCAGCTGTCCTCAGGAACAGGACAAAGCCGTCGCAGTCGTTTCGAATGGAGGTCGTTTCGAGTAATTCCACGTGTCTTTCTAGTATTAGCGTCGGTGAAGATTTTCCATCAGAATATGAGCAGTGGCTACCGGTTCCGGATCCAGAGAGCAGGAGAAGAGCTGGCGTTTTGCTACACCCGACGTCGTTTCGTGGTCCTCATGGCATTGGTGATCTCGGAGAAGAAGCCTTCCGGTTCATCGATTGGCTTCATTCTACTGGTTGCTCCGTTTGGCAG GTTCTTCCTCTTGTTCCTCCAGACGAAGGAGGATCTCCTTATGCAGGACag GATGCAAATTGTGGGAACACATTGTTGATTTCTCTAGATGAGCTTGTGAAAGACGGCTTGTTAATCAAGGATGAGCTCCCACAACCAAT TGATGCTGACTCTGTGAACTATCAGACTGCCAACAAGTTAAAGAGTCCCTTGATTACGAAG GCAGCAAAGAGGCTTATTGATGGCAATGGTGAACTGAAGAGCAAACTGCTAGATTTCCGTAACGACCCCTCTATATCAT GTTGGCTTGAAGATGCTGCTTATTTTGCAGCTATTGACAATACTTTAAATGCATACAGTTGGTTTGAGTGGCCTGAACCACTTAAAAACCGTCATCTTTCTGCCTTGGAAGCTATATATGAAAGCCAAAAGGAgttt ATAGACTTGTTCATTGCTAAGCAATTTTTGTTCCAAAGGCAGTGGCAGAAAGTTCGTGAGTATGCACGGCGGCAAGGAGTTGATATAATGGGAGATATGCCCATTTATGTAGGATATCACAGTGCAGACGTTTGGGCAAATAAGAAACATTTCTTACTG AACAAGAAAGgctttcctcttcttgttaGCGGTGTTCCTCCTGACTTGTTCAGTGAAACTGGTCAACTGTGGGGCAG CCCTCTTTATGACTGGAAAGCAATGGAGAGTGACCAATATTCTTGGTGGGTTAATCGAATAAGACGCGCACAGGACTTGTATGACGAATGCAGGATTGATCACTTCAGAGGATTTGCAGGGTTTTGGGCGGTCCCTTCTG AAGCGAAAGTTGCCATGGTTGGACGATGGAAG GTAGGACCTGGAAAGTCATTATTTGATGCCATTTCCAAAGGCGTTGGGAAGATCAAAATCATAGCTGAAGATTTG GGAGTTATTACTAAAGATGTAGTTGAGCTGAGGAAATCTATCGGAGCACCTGGAATGGCCGTCCTCCAATTTG CTTTTGGAGGAGGCGCCGATAACCCACATTTACCTCACAATCATGAAGTAAACCAAGTTGTATACTCTGGAACTCATGACAACGACACT ATTCGAGGCTGGTGGGACACTCTGGACCAAGAAGAAAAGTCTAAG GCAATGAAATACCTGTCGATAGCTGGAGAAGACGATATATCATGGTCAGTCATCCAAGCTGCATTCTCTTCAACCGCTCAAACCGCAATC